In Streptomyces venezuelae, the sequence CAGGGCCCGCTGGAAGCTGGTGCCGAGCGTGCTCTGCAGGTAGGAGGGCATGACCACCAGGAAGGTGTAGCCGGCCGCCGACCAGCCCATCATCCGCCCGACGCCCAGCACCACGGCGCGGACCGTCTCCCGAGGACGCGGCCGGGCCGGGCCTTCGGGTGCGGGAGCGGACGGTACGGAAGTGAACGGCAGGGGGGCGGGCGGTACGGGGGCGGACGGCTCGTCCGGTGGCAGCCGCAACCTCAGCCGCAGCGCGACGAGCCCCAGCGGCAGGGTCAGCAGGAACGGCACCCGCCAGCCCCACCCGTACAGCTGCTCGGCGGTCAGTACGCTCGCCAGGACCACCGCCACCCCGGCGCCCGCGAGCAGACCGACCGCGACCGTGAACGACTGCCAGGCCCCGTAGAGTCCCCGGCGGCCCGGCGGTGCGCACTCCGTCATGACCGAGACCGCCCCGCCGAACTCCCCTCCCGCCGAAAGCCCTTGCAGGATCCGCAGCAGGGTCAGGAGCCACGGCGCGGCCGCACCGATCGAGGCGTACGTCGGGAGCAGCCCGATCGTCGTCGTGGCACCGGTCATCAGACAGACCACCAGGACGAGTGCGGGCCGCCGGCCCACCCGGTCACCGAACCGCCCGAACACCGCGGCCCCGACCGGCCGGAAGAAGAACGCCACGGCGAACGACGCGTACGCCTTGACGAGCCCCGCCACCTCGCTGCCGCCCTCCGGGGTGAAGAACTGCGCCGCGATGACGGTGGCGAAGTAGCCGTAGATCCCGAACTCGTACCACTCGATGAAGTTGCCGACGGATCCCGCCACCAGTGCCCGGCGCGCGTCGTCCGGCCGGGCCGTCGCGGGAGGCCGCACCGGGCCGGGGGCGGGTGTGGTCATGGACCAAGCGTGCTGACAGCGGAGCGGCTCCACAAGTGCCGTCCGCCATCTGCCGTAAGGTGCCCCGCGCCTGCGGTCAGGCCCGCGCCCTTGCCGGTGTCTGCGTCGGCGAGCCCGCGATCAGCGGGGCTCGTCCGGCCGTTCGGTGGACGTGTCCTGCGGCTCGTCCCGCAGCCACAGCGGGTGTTCCCGCCGCGCCCAGGGGCGCTCGACGGACCCGGTGCGCATTCCCCTGCGTGCCTCCGGGTCGGCGAGCGCCATCCTGATGTGCCCGGCGAGCACCACCCCGATGGCCAGGGCCAGCCAGTCGTGGACGAAGGTGGCACTGGTGCGCCAGACCAGCGGCGTCAGGTGGGTGAACCACATCAGCAGGCCGGTCGCCAGCATCACGAGGACGGCACCGGCGATCCACGACGCGTAGATCTTCTGGCCGGCGTTGAACTTCCCCGCGGGGCGGGACGCGCGCCGGTGATCGCGTCGCAGCATCGCGCGCAGCCACGTCCTGTCGTGCGGTCCGAACCGGTTCAGCCTGCGCAGGTCGGCCCGGAAGGCGGGATCGGCGAGACCGGCGAGGAACGGGGCGGGCAGCAGGATCCCGGCCCATTCGTGGACCGTCACCACGAGGGCCCGGCGGCCGACCAGTTCGGCGAGCTGCGGCACGTACAGCGCCGCCGCCGTCGCCACGCACAGCAGGGCCAGTGCGGCGGTCAGGCGGTGCACCCAGCGCTCGGTACGGCTGAACCTGCCGACCCGCCGGGCCGGATCAGACCGTGGGGGTGTCACTGCGCCCGTTGGACCCGCCGACCCAGGCGTCGACGTCATAGCCCCGCTCCTCCCAGTAGCCGGGTCGCACCTCGGAGGTGACGGTGATCCCGGAGAGCCATTTCGCCGACTTGTAGAAGTACATCGGCGCGACGTAGAGCCGGACCGGGCCACCGTGCGAGTGGCTGACCGGCTCGTCCTGCATCTGCAGACAGACCAGCACGTCGTCGCGCCGGGCCTGTGGCAGGGTGAGGCTCTCGCTGTACTCGCCGTCGAAGCAGGTGAAGCGGATCGCCCTGGCCTCGGGACGGACCCCGGCGGCGTCCAGCAACTGGGACAGTCTGACGCCGGCGAAGGGGGTCGCGGGGACCCGCCAGCCGGTGACGCACTGCACGTCCCGCACGACCCGGGTCTGCGGCAGCGCGCGCAGGGCGTCGAGGGTGTACGTCGCGGGGCGTTCGACCAGCCCGTCCACGGTGAGCCGGTAGTTCTGCTCGTTCTTGCGCGGTACGGAGGTGGCGACGGAGTAGTAGCGGAAGCCGCCCCCGTTGGGGAGCAGCCCGGTGAGCCCGGTCGGGTCCTTGTCCGATGCGGCGCCGAGGAAGGACTCGATCCCGCGCTGTACGTACGGTGCGGCCGCGAGGCCCGCGGCGCCGAGCCCGAGCATGCCGAGCACCAGGCGGCGACCGACGGGGCTTCCCTCGAAGTCGGGGTGGTCTGTCGTCACCCCTCGATTCCAGCACCCCGGCGTGCGGGAGACCAGGGAGACGGGTGCGACGTCAGACTTCCGTCACAGTTCGTCCCGCTCGCGCGGGAGTGTGCCCCGGCGGGCGCCCTACCGGGCCGGGCGGGTTTCGGGCAGGATGACCCGGCGCACGCACCGGAGGTCACCCGCGGCGGTTGCCCCGGCCCGGTCCCGATCCCGATCCGGAGGTCCCAGTGGCTCGGCAGGACGACCAGGCGCGACGGGACGAGCTGTACCGCGACCCCTATCCGCTCTACGCCCGGGCCCGCCGGGCCGAGGGGCTGACGTACGTACCCGAGTTCGACGCGTGGCTGGTCGCGCGGGACCAGGACGTACGGGAAGTGCTGCTGCGCGCGGGGGACTTCTCCTCGGCCCGTGCGCTCCTGCCGGACGTGAGCCTCTCGGAGGCGGCGCTCGGCGTCCTGCCACGGGGGTTCGGCCCCCGCCCCACCGTCGTATCCAGCGACGGCGCGGCCCACCGGCGGCACCGGGCTCCGCTGAACCGGGGGCTGTCCGCCGGCCGGGTGGCGGCGCTGCTGCCGTACGCGCGGACGTGCGCGGGGGAGCTGGTGGACGGCTTCGCGGCCGACGGCTCCGCGGAGCTGGTGGAGGCGTACGCCCGGCGGCTGCCCGGAATGGTGGTCGGGCGGCTGATCGGGCTGGACCCGGCCGACGTGCCCGCTGCGGTGCACGGCGGCTACCGGGCCGAGGAGCTGCTGTTCCGCCCGTTGTCGCCGGAGGGGCAGGTGGCCGCCGCCGAGGACGTGGTGGCCCTCCAGCACCTGCTGGACGGGTACGTCCGCGACCGGCGCGAGCGTCCCCGGGACGACATGTGCTCGACGATGGTGGCCGCGCTGGCCCCCGGCGACGCCGAGCTCACCCTCGAACAGCGCCACGAACTGGTGACGAGCCTGCAGAACCTGCTGATCGCCGGATTCCTCACCACGAGCGCCCTCATCGGCACGATGCTGCTGCACCTGCTCGAAGACCCGCGGCGGTGGCGGCTGCTCCGCGCCGATCCGTCCCTGATTCCGGCGGCGGTGGAGGAGGCCGTCCGCCACGACACCGCCATCCAGGCCTTCCGGCGGACCACCACCCGGGCCGTGACGCTCGCCGGGACGAGGCTGCCCGCGGGGGCCACCCTGCTGGTGGCGTACGGTTCGGCCAACCGCGACGAGCAACGGTACGAACGGGCCGACGAGTTCGACGTCACCCGGCCCGGCAGCCGGCAGCACCTCGCCTTCGGGTACGGACCCCACGGCTGCCCCGGCTCGCAACTGGCCCGCGACCAGCTCCGCCTGACCCTCGACCTCTTCGTCCGTCGCATGCCGGAGCTGCGGCTGGACCGGGACCGCCCACGGCCACAGATGCGCCCCACGCTGATCCACCGCTCGCCGCAGGCCCTGTACGTCACCTGGTGACCCGGCGGCCGTTCACCCGTCCGGGTGTGCGGGACCGGTCGTTGCCCGGCGGCGCCCGTTGTCCGGGCTGTCCTTCGCCCGGTGGGGCGCCGGGTGCCGTCCGCGAGGACCCCGGCCGTTGCAGCACCGAAGCCGGCACCGACGCCGGCACCAACGCGGGCACCGAAATCGGAACGGCCGGCGGGCAACCCGGCGGGGATCCACGGCGTCCTCACGTACAGGACGCGCCGCCCGAGAGGCGGCGCGTGTACCGCTGAGAGGACCACGTGATGAGTGAGAAGGCCCGGCGCCTGTTCGACGCCCTCGACCTCGATCAGGACGGCACGCTGACCCGCGCCGAGGTCATCGGCGCCCTGCGTTCCAAGGGGCCGACCCTCGCGGCGCAGGGAGCCATCCCCTTCTGGGGTGTCGGGGACACCGAGGCGTCCTCGGCTCTCTTCGACGCGGCCGACCAGAACGGCGACCGGGTGCTGACGTTCGAGGAGTTCGCGGCCGTGGTCGACCGGCGCTTCGGCTGGTAGCGGCCGCACCTGCGGAGCAGGCGGCCCGGCCGCCAACTCCCGGATCCGGCACGGGGGTCCGGGCGGCCATGTGCCGGGCAGGCGGGGCCGGTGCGGGCATTGGGTACGCTCTCGGTTGACTTCGGGGCGCCGGCAGGAGCCGGATCGCCGCAACCAGAGATGGGTCCCCATGGGCAGCGCACCTTCCGCCGACTTCTTCCAGCCGCTCAAGGCGGACGACCCTGCCGTCGTGGGCGGCTACCGCCTGGTGGCCGTTCTGGGCTCGGGCGGCATGGGCAAGGTCTACCTCTCCTACACGCCGGGCGGCCGTCCCCTCGCCATCAAGGTGATCCGGCCCGAGTTCAGCGAGGACCCCGAGTTCCGCCGGCGCTTCCGGCAGGAGGTGCGGGCCGCGGAGCGGGTCCAGGGGCTCTACACGGCACCGGTCATCGACTCGGACACCGAGGGTGCCCAGCCCTGGCTGGCCACGGCCTACGTACCGGGTCCCTCGCTCGCCGACGCCGTGGCCCGGCACGGCGCGCTGCCGGTGCGCAGCGTGCTGCTGCTGACCGTCGGTGTAGCCGAGGCGCTGCACGTCATCCACGGCGCGGGCATCGTCCACCGGGACCTGAAACCCGCCAACGTGCTGCTCGCCTCCGACGGTCCGCGCGTCATCGACTTCGGCATCGCCCGGGCCGCCGACTCCACCGCCCTGACGAGTACCGGCGTGAGCGTCGGCACGCCGGCGTTCATGGCGCCCGAGCAGGCCTCGGCGGGCACGGTCACCCCGGCCACCGACGTCTTCGCCCTCGGGCAGATCGCCGCCTTCACCGCGATCGGAGCGTCCGTCTTCGGCGACGGGCCCTCGCACGCGGTGCTCTACCGGATCGTGCACGAGGACCCCGACCTCAGCGCCCTGCCCGCGGAGCTCAGGCCGGTGGTGACCCGCTGCCTCAGCCGCGACCCGGCCGACCGGCCGACGCTGACCGAGGTCATCGAGCTGTGCCACGCGGCCTCGGAGTCCCCGCTGCGCCAGGGCGAGGACTGGCTGCCGCAGGCCGTTGCCGGTTCCCTCACCGAGCGGCTGCAACTGCCCGCTCCGGCCCCGACTCCGGCGCCCGCCCACGCCCCCGCCCCCGCCCCGACTCCGACCGAGGTCTCGGCGCCTGGTGCGGCCGCCGTACCCGCCGCGCCCGGGTACACGCCGACCGGCGTGGCCGCCTCGGCGCCGACGCAGACGGCTCCGGCGGCGGGCGCTCCCGGGGCCGTGGTGCCGGGACACCCGACGCCGCCCCCGTACACGCAGCCTTCGCATGCACAGCCTTCGTACGCGCAGCCTTCGTACGCGCAGCCGTCCTACCCGCCGCCGCAGCACGGGCACCCCCCGTACTCGCAGCCGTCGTACGCCCCGGGCCACGGCACGCCGCCGCCGTTCCACGCACAGGGCTTCGTGCCCGGTCCGCCCGCGGCACCCGCTCCGCCGCGTCCCAAGCGGACGGGGCTGATCGTCGCCGGGGCGGTCGTCGCGGCGGTCGTCGGGCTCGTCGTCCTCGGGTCGCTGCTGCCCGACGGCAACGCCGACAAGGGCGGCGACAAGGGATCGGGCGGCGGCAGCGCCTCGCCGGGTGCCGCGCAGAAGCGGCCCGACCCGCAGCCGGTCTCGTACCAGGGCATCGAGATGCCCCAGAACCACCAGCTGATGTTCGCCGACAACCCGCCGCGTCCGGCGGAGGAGCCCACCGGCGCCGGGGTGCTCTACGGGCACGGGGACCTCTTCTACTACCGGGACACCATGTTCGGGGACGAGAAGTTCGGTACCGCGAACGGCAAGCTCGTCCTGCTGAACAACTCCGAGAAGGGCTCCCTGGAGACCTGCCGCGCCGTGACCCGCTTCACCGAGAAGATCGGCCTCGACCAGCTGACGGACGGTTCACAGGTCTGCGTACTGAGCAAGGCCGGCCACATCACGCTGGCGACGTTCCGTGGCCGTTCGGGCGTGAAGGAGGAGACCAGGTTCATCACCGTCGACCTGACGGTCTGGCGCAACGCCGAGGCCTCGGCGAAGGACTAGGACCCTTCCGGCCGGTCACTTGTCCGGAGGAAGGCAGTCGCTCTCCCCCGGCCTGTCCACCGCACTCGCGGCGGTCCGTCCGTCTGTCTGTCCGTCCGTCCGTCCGTCCGTCCAGGTTGCGCGACGTCGCTGCCTCGTAGGTGCGGCCACAACGGGCTGCCGTGTCGGGGAAGATGGCTACTCGAAGATCGGCGACGAGGGGCGGCGGGATCCCTGCCGGCCTCGTCCGACGGGAGGATGGCAACCGTGCGGGAAGTGGCACGTCACGAGGTCGGCGAGAACGTGGCCTTGCGGGCCCTGGAGAACATCGGCAGCCGGACCTTCGGCCGCTGGCACAGCCTGCGCTACGGCAGCCTGTCCATCAAGGGGATACAGGAGATGGGTGACGAGCTGCTCGACCACGTCGGCGCCCTTTCCCTCCAGGACCCGCAACTGGAAAGCGCGCCGGGCCGACTGGCGCTCGCAACGGCGGCGGAGTGCGCGCTCGGTGTCCTGACGCTCGGAACCTGCCCCGGCGGGGACTTCGAGATCTCCTTCCCGCTCATCGACGAGGAGCTCAGCAGCGAGGACTTCGCCTTCGGCGACGCGGTCGACCTGGCACCCACGGCGCAGGTGTGGGTGGACGCCTTCGCACTGACCGTGATCACCGGGCTGGTCCGGGAACCGGCCCGGGTGATCGGGCCCCTGCTCAAGACGGACTACGCTCCGATGTTCCACGCCGGACTGCCGCATTCGTCGCTGTCCTCGGTGTCCGACCCGGCCGAACTCGCCGAGATGGACGCGCTCTGCGGCTACCTCCACCTGGTGGAGAGGCCCAGGTCGCCCTGGGTCGCGTCCGGGGTGTCGCCCCTGCGCAAGCCGGACGCGCAGGAGCGTGCGGCGGCCGCCGCGCGGCTGGACGGGGCGGGCACGCTCACCCCCGACCAGCGGCTGCTGCGCGTACTGCTCGACGACGACCGGCCCGCGTTCGAGCGGGCCCTGGCCGGCCGCCTCCTGGAGCACCGCGACAACGCCGACGGTGCGGGTGCCGCGCCGAGGACGCTGCTGCCGGTCACGGTCATCGCCCTGGCGGCACTCGCCGTACAGGCGCACGGCTGGGAGCTGGACGTGCACTCCGGATACCTGCCGGCGGGGCTGCTGCGCGCCCAGAGGGCTTAGGACCACGGACGCGGCGACCGCCCCGCGCTACGGGCCCGGTGGCTCCGGCACCCGTGTCAGGCGTGCTGCACGACCGCCACGGCGGCCGGGAGTACGGCGGGGCGGTCGAGGAAGGCGAGCACGGCCCGCTTCTCCGGGAGGTACACCTCGGGCAGGTCGATCTCCGGGAGGGTGATCTCGCCCTGCCGGACGAAGCCGAGCCGGTTCAGCAGCGAGAGCGCCTTGGCGTTGGAGGCGTCGGGCTCGGCCACCGCGCGCAGGACGGCCGGGTCGCGGAAGGTGAACCGGATGAGCGAACCGATCAGGGTCCTGCTGAATCCGGGCCGGGGCCGGCCGGTCATCGGGGCCAGCATCAGATGAACGCCGATGTCGCCCTCGCGCACCGCGTAGCAGTCGCCGACCCGGTCCTCGGTGGGCTCGTACGTCTGGAAGAGCGCCACGGGCTCGTCATCCAACCGGACCATGTACGCGTGGTGCGTGTCCCGGCGGTCCACGTCCTCGTAGATCTCCTGGACCAGTTCCCGGCTGACGCCGTTCATGCCCCAGAACCGCGCCCTCTCCTCGGCGACCCAGGAGTGCAGTACGGCGGAGTCCGCGACCGGGTCGACCGGGGTGAAGCGGACCGTGCCGAAGCCTTCGACGGTCTCGGTCAGGACGTCCGCGCGGGGGGAGACGAGGAAAGTGGACTCGGGTCTCATACGGGTTCCGTTTCTGCTCGGCCGGGAAGGACCGGCGAAGGCGGTGAGCGCTCGCACGGCCCAGAGGCGGTTAGGGTGCCCTAACTATAGGTGGCTCTAGAAGGAAATCCGGAAGGGACCCCACACGCGTTCGCGTCCTCGCGGCTGCCCTCCACGGCGGCCTCGGACACCGTGGCCGGGGCGGCGGAGGGCGACGGCCACCTGGCCGGTCGGACGCTGATCATCATTTAAGATTCAAGGCGGCCGTTGGGCTGCGGCTCGTCGCTGTGAGGGCGACCGCGGAACGGTCAGGCCGACCGGTCGGGGAGCAGCCTGAGTCAGGGCCCTGGTCCGGACGGCGACCACTGACGCTGATCATGCAGATCCCGGGGAATCACGTGACCGCCGGCGTGCGTCTCGGTGGGGTGGGGTGCGTGGCCCACCCGCCCACGAACAGAAGATCCCCAGGGAGAAGTGAGGTATGCCAGTGATCTGCGTCGGAGGCATGATCGGAATCGGCAAGACGAGTGTGGCCGAGCTGCTCGCCAAGGAGCTGGGCAGCGACGTCTTCTACGAGAGCGTGGACGACAACCCGATCCTGCCGCTCTTCTACACGGCGAGCCCCGAGGAGATCCAGGCGAAGCGCTACCCCTTCCTGCTGCAGCTCTACTTCCTGCAGACGCGGTTCGCCTCGATCAAGGAGGCGTACAAGCAGGGGGACAACGTCCTCGACCGGTCCATCTACGAGGACTGGTACTTCGCCAAGGTCAACCACGACCTGGGGCGGATCAGCTCCCTCGAAATGCAGGTGTACGAGGGACTGCTGGGCGAGATGATGCGCGAGATCGACGGCCTGCCGTACCGCAAGGCGCCCGATCTCATGGTCTACCTCAAGGCGGACTTCGAGACGGTGCTGCACCGTATCGGGCTGCGGGGCCGCGGCTTCGAGCAGGACGAGAGCCTCGTCGAGTACTACCGGACCCTGTGGTCCGGCTACGACGACTGGGTGCACAAGCACTACTCGGCCAGCGAGGTCCTCGTGATCGACATGAACCACACGGACGTGGTGAACAAGCCCGAGGACGCGGCGCGCGTGGTGCGGGAGGTCAAGGAGACCCTGGCGACGGTCGCGCACCGGCGCTGAGCCACGGCCGGCCGGCGGCACGGACCGCGGGAACGCGCGGGCGGGCGTTCCCGCGGGCGGGCGGCCGGTCTGTCTGCCGGCCGGTCCCGGCTCCGTCGGCACGCGGACACCGTGGCAGCGGGGGCAGCAGTCCGGGGCGCGGCGGTGGCAGCCGGGGCGAGCGGTTCGTACAAGACCGGTGCCGCCCGGCCCCCGGACACTGCCGTCATGACCTCGTCGAGTGAAACCCCCGGTCCTCTCCGTCAGGCCTCCGCGCCCGCCGTGCCGGCCCGGCCCGCCGTGCCTGCCGCGCCCGCCGGGTTCCGGCCCGGCGACACGGCGCGCCCTCCCCGAGCGTTCACCCCCGCCGCCGGCCGCTTCGCCCCCACCAGCTTCTACGACCCCGTGGCCGCCCTGGTGCGCGAGCGGCTCTGGCGCGGCCTGCTGGCCATGCACGTCGCTCCGCGTCCGGAAGAGGTGATCGTCGACGTCGGCTGCGGCACCGGCTCCCAGGCCCTGCTCCTGCACGACATCGAACCCGCCGCGCACATCGTCGGCATCGATCCGGACCCCCGCATCCTGGCCGTCGCCCGCCGCAAGGCCCGGAGCACGGGCGCAGCCGTCGACTGGCGCCAGGGCATGGGCGACGAAGTGGCCGAGCTGCTCGGGGCGGGCAGCGCGGACACCGCCGTCTCCAGCCTCGTCCTGCACCAGTGCCCCCTCCCGATGAAGCGTGCGATCCTGGCCGCCCTGCACACGGTGCTGCGGCCCGGCGGCCGACTGGTCCTGGCCGACTACGGCCTCCAGCGCACCCGTCTGATGCGCACCGCGTTCCGTGTCGTCCAGTTCGCCGACGGCCGGGCCGACACCCAGCCCAACGCCGACGGCATCCTGCCCTCCCTCGTCACCGAGGCCGGATTCGACCGGGTCCGGGAGGCCGAGGTGGTCTCAACCGTCACCGGGTCCATCTCGGTGTACGTCGCCCGGCGCGCCGGCGACTGACGCCGTCGGCTCCCGGAGCGCCCGCAGCACGGCCGCCGGGGTCATCCCGATCATCTCCCGCATCCGGCGGGTGAGATGGGCCTGATCGGTGAAGCCTCCGGCGGCCGCGGCCTCGGCCGGGCCGCGCCCCTCCCCCAGTGCCTCC encodes:
- a CDS encoding EF-hand domain-containing protein, with product MSEKARRLFDALDLDQDGTLTRAEVIGALRSKGPTLAAQGAIPFWGVGDTEASSALFDAADQNGDRVLTFEEFAAVVDRRFGW
- a CDS encoding immunity 49 family protein gives rise to the protein MARHEVGENVALRALENIGSRTFGRWHSLRYGSLSIKGIQEMGDELLDHVGALSLQDPQLESAPGRLALATAAECALGVLTLGTCPGGDFEISFPLIDEELSSEDFAFGDAVDLAPTAQVWVDAFALTVITGLVREPARVIGPLLKTDYAPMFHAGLPHSSLSSVSDPAELAEMDALCGYLHLVERPRSPWVASGVSPLRKPDAQERAAAAARLDGAGTLTPDQRLLRVLLDDDRPAFERALAGRLLEHRDNADGAGAAPRTLLPVTVIALAALAVQAHGWELDVHSGYLPAGLLRAQRA
- a CDS encoding cytochrome b/b6 domain-containing protein; the encoded protein is MTSTPGSAGPTGAVTPPRSDPARRVGRFSRTERWVHRLTAALALLCVATAAALYVPQLAELVGRRALVVTVHEWAGILLPAPFLAGLADPAFRADLRRLNRFGPHDRTWLRAMLRRDHRRASRPAGKFNAGQKIYASWIAGAVLVMLATGLLMWFTHLTPLVWRTSATFVHDWLALAIGVVLAGHIRMALADPEARRGMRTGSVERPWARREHPLWLRDEPQDTSTERPDEPR
- a CDS encoding GNAT family N-acetyltransferase, producing MRPESTFLVSPRADVLTETVEGFGTVRFTPVDPVADSAVLHSWVAEERARFWGMNGVSRELVQEIYEDVDRRDTHHAYMVRLDDEPVALFQTYEPTEDRVGDCYAVREGDIGVHLMLAPMTGRPRPGFSRTLIGSLIRFTFRDPAVLRAVAEPDASNAKALSLLNRLGFVRQGEITLPEIDLPEVYLPEKRAVLAFLDRPAVLPAAVAVVQHA
- a CDS encoding MFS transporter, translated to MTTPAPGPVRPPATARPDDARRALVAGSVGNFIEWYEFGIYGYFATVIAAQFFTPEGGSEVAGLVKAYASFAVAFFFRPVGAAVFGRFGDRVGRRPALVLVVCLMTGATTTIGLLPTYASIGAAAPWLLTLLRILQGLSAGGEFGGAVSVMTECAPPGRRGLYGAWQSFTVAVGLLAGAGVAVVLASVLTAEQLYGWGWRVPFLLTLPLGLVALRLRLRLPPDEPSAPVPPAPLPFTSVPSAPAPEGPARPRPRETVRAVVLGVGRMMGWSAAGYTFLVVMPSYLQSTLGTSFQRALLGTVLANLGFAASILPAGRLSDRIGRRTVMVAGALLVAGLALPLLHLVQDPGGPAYAKGAALFAAGAGVGLMAGPGPAMLAEMFPARVRCTGLGLAYALSNAVFAGCAGLIITEVVERTGNADVPGYYAAATCAVSVAALLTLRGDDHERALR
- a CDS encoding molybdopterin-dependent oxidoreductase, whose protein sequence is MLGLGAAGLAAAPYVQRGIESFLGAASDKDPTGLTGLLPNGGGFRYYSVATSVPRKNEQNYRLTVDGLVERPATYTLDALRALPQTRVVRDVQCVTGWRVPATPFAGVRLSQLLDAAGVRPEARAIRFTCFDGEYSESLTLPQARRDDVLVCLQMQDEPVSHSHGGPVRLYVAPMYFYKSAKWLSGITVTSEVRPGYWEERGYDVDAWVGGSNGRSDTPTV
- a CDS encoding cytochrome P450, encoding MARQDDQARRDELYRDPYPLYARARRAEGLTYVPEFDAWLVARDQDVREVLLRAGDFSSARALLPDVSLSEAALGVLPRGFGPRPTVVSSDGAAHRRHRAPLNRGLSAGRVAALLPYARTCAGELVDGFAADGSAELVEAYARRLPGMVVGRLIGLDPADVPAAVHGGYRAEELLFRPLSPEGQVAAAEDVVALQHLLDGYVRDRRERPRDDMCSTMVAALAPGDAELTLEQRHELVTSLQNLLIAGFLTTSALIGTMLLHLLEDPRRWRLLRADPSLIPAAVEEAVRHDTAIQAFRRTTTRAVTLAGTRLPAGATLLVAYGSANRDEQRYERADEFDVTRPGSRQHLAFGYGPHGCPGSQLARDQLRLTLDLFVRRMPELRLDRDRPRPQMRPTLIHRSPQALYVTW
- a CDS encoding class I SAM-dependent methyltransferase, producing MTSSSETPGPLRQASAPAVPARPAVPAAPAGFRPGDTARPPRAFTPAAGRFAPTSFYDPVAALVRERLWRGLLAMHVAPRPEEVIVDVGCGTGSQALLLHDIEPAAHIVGIDPDPRILAVARRKARSTGAAVDWRQGMGDEVAELLGAGSADTAVSSLVLHQCPLPMKRAILAALHTVLRPGGRLVLADYGLQRTRLMRTAFRVVQFADGRADTQPNADGILPSLVTEAGFDRVREAEVVSTVTGSISVYVARRAGD
- a CDS encoding deoxynucleoside kinase — encoded protein: MPVICVGGMIGIGKTSVAELLAKELGSDVFYESVDDNPILPLFYTASPEEIQAKRYPFLLQLYFLQTRFASIKEAYKQGDNVLDRSIYEDWYFAKVNHDLGRISSLEMQVYEGLLGEMMREIDGLPYRKAPDLMVYLKADFETVLHRIGLRGRGFEQDESLVEYYRTLWSGYDDWVHKHYSASEVLVIDMNHTDVVNKPEDAARVVREVKETLATVAHRR
- a CDS encoding serine/threonine-protein kinase, with translation MGSAPSADFFQPLKADDPAVVGGYRLVAVLGSGGMGKVYLSYTPGGRPLAIKVIRPEFSEDPEFRRRFRQEVRAAERVQGLYTAPVIDSDTEGAQPWLATAYVPGPSLADAVARHGALPVRSVLLLTVGVAEALHVIHGAGIVHRDLKPANVLLASDGPRVIDFGIARAADSTALTSTGVSVGTPAFMAPEQASAGTVTPATDVFALGQIAAFTAIGASVFGDGPSHAVLYRIVHEDPDLSALPAELRPVVTRCLSRDPADRPTLTEVIELCHAASESPLRQGEDWLPQAVAGSLTERLQLPAPAPTPAPAHAPAPAPTPTEVSAPGAAAVPAAPGYTPTGVAASAPTQTAPAAGAPGAVVPGHPTPPPYTQPSHAQPSYAQPSYAQPSYPPPQHGHPPYSQPSYAPGHGTPPPFHAQGFVPGPPAAPAPPRPKRTGLIVAGAVVAAVVGLVVLGSLLPDGNADKGGDKGSGGGSASPGAAQKRPDPQPVSYQGIEMPQNHQLMFADNPPRPAEEPTGAGVLYGHGDLFYYRDTMFGDEKFGTANGKLVLLNNSEKGSLETCRAVTRFTEKIGLDQLTDGSQVCVLSKAGHITLATFRGRSGVKEETRFITVDLTVWRNAEASAKD